The Leptospira brenneri genome includes a window with the following:
- a CDS encoding class I SAM-dependent methyltransferase, whose product MSENLYTQKISIQDEMPRLSAQANLLKLLLDPFLDSISFDKESGMALDAGAGPGVLTSFLMKKNPNLRWSACDISEEMVQYCKLAHPKVDWKISDVRSLDYPDNYFDFIFNSMVLIHIKEPEKALKEFYRVLKPGGKILIHCPNDKSFTGPQVLLDMVAKHATIHPADRYVMEKVPGIMESLGFQSKARTDFVASNDGNDDKPVVEYPKIHLGMMTGWSMMSFMGHPDGMQELYSKLQSEYMSNRVKFSINLETHLYQK is encoded by the coding sequence TTGAGCGAAAACCTATACACACAAAAAATATCCATCCAGGATGAGATGCCGAGATTGTCTGCCCAAGCCAATCTTTTGAAACTCCTTCTAGATCCTTTTTTGGATTCCATATCCTTTGACAAGGAATCAGGAATGGCATTGGATGCTGGTGCTGGACCTGGTGTGCTCACTAGTTTTCTCATGAAAAAAAATCCCAATCTCCGTTGGTCCGCTTGTGACATCTCGGAAGAAATGGTGCAGTACTGCAAATTAGCTCATCCAAAAGTAGATTGGAAAATCTCCGATGTCCGATCGCTTGATTACCCAGACAACTATTTTGATTTTATCTTCAATTCTATGGTTCTCATTCATATCAAAGAACCAGAAAAGGCTTTAAAAGAATTCTATCGGGTGTTAAAACCAGGTGGAAAAATTCTCATCCATTGCCCCAACGATAAATCTTTCACTGGCCCACAAGTGCTTTTGGATATGGTGGCCAAACATGCAACCATCCACCCTGCAGACCGGTATGTGATGGAAAAAGTTCCAGGGATTATGGAGAGTTTGGGATTTCAATCAAAAGCAAGGACAGATTTTGTTGCTTCCAACGACGGAAATGATGACAAACCTGTTGTGGAATATCCAAAAATTCATTTGGGGATGATGACCGGTTGGTCTATGATGTCTTTTATGGGCCATCCGGACGGAATGCAAGAATTGTATTCAAAACTCCAGTCCGAGTATATGTCCAATCGTGTGAAATTCTCGATCAATTTAGAAACGCATTTGTATCAAAAATAA
- a CDS encoding LIC_13355 family lipoprotein has product MQKFSKTNELCHLFLVLFVSFSFCKKSPSSSGEENLLALLPLLSAAANASVCPKSTIPTDIYLATTVVSASSSISGFSDPKKAVNGVCGAGELVGSLDVYALDITGAGATIVLSWGGRTVKNVSDSIDFIVYDNSFRISDDSNTYAMDPSVIQVSIDGTNFCGFNPSYSGGNVNLMDSWTKFAGLRPVHYNMTTKPFINEDLFINTGGSFLLGGGDGFDLDDLDPADPNDIGCDPTLANNIKTNGFKFLKITSASDVTNPNTSAKFPWPPGSYNGSDIDGVVAREIQ; this is encoded by the coding sequence ATGCAAAAATTTTCGAAAACAAACGAATTATGTCATTTGTTTTTGGTCTTATTTGTATCCTTCTCTTTTTGCAAAAAATCTCCTTCGAGCTCAGGGGAAGAAAACCTCTTGGCCTTGCTTCCATTACTTAGCGCAGCAGCAAATGCTAGTGTTTGTCCGAAGTCGACAATTCCAACAGATATCTACCTTGCCACAACGGTGGTGAGTGCAAGTTCCAGTATCTCTGGTTTTTCGGATCCTAAAAAAGCAGTCAATGGAGTTTGCGGAGCTGGAGAACTTGTAGGTTCGCTGGATGTTTACGCCTTAGACATTACTGGGGCTGGTGCAACGATTGTTCTCAGTTGGGGAGGACGGACAGTTAAAAATGTTTCGGACAGTATCGACTTCATTGTTTATGATAATAGTTTTCGGATCTCTGATGATTCCAACACCTATGCGATGGACCCTTCTGTAATTCAAGTTTCTATTGATGGAACTAATTTTTGCGGATTTAACCCCAGTTACTCGGGTGGTAATGTCAATTTGATGGATAGTTGGACTAAATTTGCCGGACTCCGGCCTGTCCACTACAATATGACCACAAAACCCTTCATCAACGAGGATCTTTTCATTAATACTGGCGGTTCTTTTTTGTTAGGTGGGGGAGATGGGTTTGATTTGGATGATTTAGACCCCGCAGACCCGAATGATATCGGTTGTGATCCAACACTTGCCAACAATATCAAAACAAATGGGTTCAAATTTCTAAAAATTACCTCTGCAAGTGATGTAACGAACCCCAACACTAGTGCCAAATTTCCTTGGCCCCCAGGAAGTTATAATGGAAGTGATATTGATGGAGTGGTAGCACGCGAAATCCAGTGA
- a CDS encoding lysophospholipid acyltransferase family protein: MFYVLGRLIGFIFMWAFVKPMRQIYGRKKVTLENEHILREYSGKSVILIANHIKPRNKFLRLITLPYDAFVIRGVLKRYGIYTTALASIDSGKKPKDSFQKAKKQRIEQLIKGIVTSIDLIPVNRNESDPRTMKEMKQRIAKGSLGIGIFPEGTWFRGFRKSRKLHPGMAVLSKRYGLPIIPMFLDAYNLNKPIRLSVGNPIREVKDAAETVSYIRSELIRMKDKGTSVLIPKKGEVILSDEEDSLEVSPSVG, translated from the coding sequence ATGTTTTATGTTTTAGGTCGGTTGATTGGTTTTATTTTTATGTGGGCATTTGTAAAACCTATGCGCCAAATTTATGGAAGAAAAAAAGTGACATTGGAAAATGAACACATTTTGCGAGAGTATAGTGGTAAATCGGTGATTCTAATTGCCAACCATATCAAACCTAGGAATAAATTTTTACGACTCATTACTCTTCCTTATGACGCCTTTGTGATTCGCGGTGTTTTGAAACGATATGGAATTTATACAACGGCTCTTGCCAGTATTGATTCCGGGAAAAAACCAAAAGATAGTTTTCAGAAAGCAAAAAAACAAAGAATAGAACAACTCATCAAAGGGATTGTTACATCAATCGACCTAATCCCTGTGAATCGTAACGAATCGGACCCACGCACAATGAAAGAGATGAAACAACGGATCGCTAAAGGAAGTTTGGGTATCGGCATTTTTCCGGAAGGTACTTGGTTTCGAGGGTTTAGAAAATCTCGAAAACTCCATCCTGGTATGGCAGTACTGAGTAAACGTTATGGCCTACCCATCATCCCTATGTTTTTAGATGCTTATAATTTAAATAAGCCCATTCGTTTGTCAGTGGGAAATCCCATCAGAGAAGTGAAAGATGCTGCGGAAACTGTTAGTTACATACGAAGCGAACTCATCCGAATGAAAGACAAAGGAACATCTGTGTTGATTCCTAAAAAAGGGGAAGTGATTTTGAGTGATGAAGAAGATAGTTTAGAAGTTTCGCCTAGCGTAGGTTAA
- a CDS encoding TetR/AcrR family transcriptional regulator: MLEASNKQRRIRNSLSREEIKNVSLLILKEEGLEGLSMRKIANRLGCSVASPYSYYESQIDLVQDLIKSGEDELLSMLKKAITEVDSSSAFEKLAAIARSYFNFASNNRELHKVMFVTDYGGVHRKAFPQLPKSYRFFLETVRIGFESGEIPYPKNEYPAIARMMWSWMYGVIVLDMTGMLRKRKGSGNPIEEGISYFQKLLSKK; this comes from the coding sequence ATGTTGGAAGCTTCAAACAAACAAAGACGGATTCGCAATAGCCTTTCTCGTGAGGAAATTAAAAACGTATCTCTCCTCATTTTAAAGGAAGAAGGACTGGAAGGTCTTTCTATGCGAAAGATTGCCAACCGTCTGGGTTGCAGTGTTGCCAGTCCTTATTCCTATTATGAAAGCCAAATTGATTTAGTCCAAGACCTAATCAAATCAGGGGAAGACGAACTTCTTTCCATGTTAAAAAAAGCAATCACTGAAGTAGACTCAAGTTCTGCCTTCGAAAAATTGGCAGCCATTGCCCGTTCTTATTTTAATTTCGCAAGTAACAATCGAGAATTACACAAAGTGATGTTTGTGACAGATTACGGTGGAGTCCATAGAAAGGCCTTCCCACAACTTCCCAAAAGTTATCGTTTCTTTTTGGAAACAGTTCGAATCGGATTTGAGTCTGGAGAAATTCCCTATCCTAAAAATGAATACCCTGCCATCGCAAGGATGATGTGGAGTTGGATGTATGGGGTGATTGTTTTGGATATGACAGGAATGCTTCGTAAAAGAAAAGGTTCAGGAAACCCCATCGAAGAAGGGATTTCCTATTTTCAAAAACTGCTTAGCAAAAAATAA
- a CDS encoding alginate export family protein: MYISRGYFYFLLLAVMTPLTITWAAPTETENPPVTTATQESKPYASPMKEKGLDPEFNRHMFVEPELSKHSANSGQFWLNDVLRFGLYLRPRQESRYNMDFNASDKGYIDRTLQTSSIYFIFDPSPYVQAKVTLQDARVWGGESPASSGDIRANFFSNTADIYSKNQTNAVSQNQTGVREAFLTLNQLPLHSKLQVGRQIWAYGDQRMIGGGNWTINGLSFDGARLMFNYDNFKIHFLMARPYWTQSGTNGVVSSNDPKLNSNANGTDTTLLGTYNSFTIPDWVTLDLYSLGVVRKWKKNPVNPVTGLPEASSDDPMAMNRSKQNQNLLTTGFRLTNRTKANFLPEGKSWDFTWESAFQTGTTGRRIQDPYLKEYLPNEWDNSRTEREKYTGQMHVFQTGYTFFKKLRLGGQVLYASGDKNRADASVSTFQTLANPRFGVIPYFNSVAGISENINAQNLYSKSVSVSYKTDSYGEFQVTYFQNDKAEKQDAWYAISGAANSTSSLGEKNPYPVAADKGSTENYSNNSYSSPYALGKRIYTEVDVTWHGQINDFVSLWMGFGYLSAGDSVRNYRNSKIQYNSTTQSFEWNQNYLQGKNQLAKDAYMAYAQINAAF; this comes from the coding sequence ATGTATATTTCAAGAGGTTATTTCTATTTTCTATTGTTAGCGGTAATGACACCGCTAACAATAACATGGGCGGCTCCAACAGAAACAGAGAACCCTCCTGTTACTACCGCTACACAAGAATCAAAGCCCTATGCCTCACCAATGAAAGAAAAGGGCCTTGATCCTGAATTCAACCGCCATATGTTTGTGGAACCAGAATTATCTAAACATTCCGCAAACTCTGGACAATTTTGGTTAAACGATGTATTACGTTTTGGTTTGTATTTACGACCCAGACAAGAATCCAGATACAATATGGATTTTAATGCATCTGACAAAGGTTATATTGACAGAACACTACAAACATCTTCTATCTATTTTATCTTTGATCCCAGTCCTTACGTCCAAGCAAAAGTAACACTCCAAGATGCTCGTGTTTGGGGGGGAGAATCACCGGCTTCTTCAGGTGATATCCGTGCCAATTTTTTTAGTAATACAGCAGATATTTACTCCAAGAACCAAACAAATGCTGTTTCCCAAAACCAAACGGGAGTGCGAGAAGCTTTTTTAACCCTAAACCAACTTCCCTTACATTCCAAATTACAAGTGGGACGACAAATCTGGGCTTATGGCGACCAACGAATGATAGGTGGTGGAAACTGGACGATCAATGGTCTTTCCTTTGATGGTGCAAGGCTTATGTTCAACTACGATAATTTCAAAATCCATTTTTTAATGGCAAGGCCGTATTGGACACAGAGTGGAACCAATGGTGTCGTTTCTTCCAATGATCCCAAACTGAACTCAAACGCCAATGGAACAGACACAACTCTCTTAGGAACTTACAACAGTTTTACAATTCCTGATTGGGTGACTTTAGATCTTTATAGTTTGGGAGTGGTTCGTAAATGGAAAAAAAATCCTGTGAACCCCGTTACCGGTCTTCCCGAAGCTTCTAGTGACGACCCAATGGCGATGAACAGAAGTAAACAAAACCAGAACTTACTCACAACTGGATTTCGTCTCACGAACAGAACCAAAGCAAACTTTTTGCCGGAAGGAAAGTCCTGGGATTTTACTTGGGAATCCGCCTTCCAAACAGGAACTACGGGAAGAAGAATTCAAGATCCTTATTTGAAAGAATATCTTCCGAACGAATGGGACAACTCTAGAACGGAAAGAGAAAAGTATACAGGTCAAATGCATGTCTTTCAAACGGGATATACTTTCTTCAAAAAACTACGTTTAGGTGGTCAGGTATTGTATGCGTCTGGAGACAAAAACAGAGCAGATGCTTCCGTCTCTACATTCCAAACACTAGCAAATCCTAGATTTGGAGTGATTCCGTATTTTAATAGTGTAGCCGGAATTTCTGAAAACATCAATGCACAAAACCTTTATTCTAAATCCGTAAGTGTCAGTTACAAAACAGATTCCTATGGTGAATTTCAAGTGACCTACTTTCAAAATGACAAAGCAGAAAAACAAGATGCTTGGTATGCCATCAGTGGGGCTGCCAATTCGACAAGTTCACTTGGGGAAAAAAATCCATACCCAGTCGCAGCGGACAAAGGTAGTACAGAGAATTATTCTAATAATTCATATTCATCACCTTATGCTCTGGGGAAACGAATTTATACCGAAGTGGATGTAACTTGGCACGGACAAATTAATGATTTTGTTTCTTTATGGATGGGGTTCGGGTATTTGAGTGCGGGGGATTCTGTTCGTAATTATCGAAATAGCAAAATCCAATACAATTCCACAACACAATCCTTTGAATGGAACCAAAACTACTTACAAGGTAAAAACCAACTGGCAAAGGATGCTTATATGGCCTATGCCCAAATCAACGCTGCTTTTTAA
- a CDS encoding sodium-dependent bicarbonate transport family permease: MDFHAALNNILNPPVLFFFLGMGVVFFKSDLRITEGVSKFLSLYLLFSIGFKGGHELFKSPFAEEHLMTLIACMFMACFVPIYSYFIFRAKLDHANSAALAGSFGSISAVTFVTAGAFLHSYGYEYQGFIVAGMALMESPAIVLAVIIDRLGKKKNNENLNEKIQWKQLLHEAFFSSSVYILIGALIVGYLSGESGWNTTKPFTEDIFKGLLTFFLLDKGIDAARQMRELKKVGFFLIGSALIIMLINVVIAILLTKIIQMPIGDALMFVVLCASASYIAVPAAMKESIPEANPSIYLTVALSIVFPINIIVGIPLYFYILKVITGTT, from the coding sequence ATGGATTTCCACGCAGCGCTCAACAACATTCTCAACCCACCGGTACTCTTTTTCTTTTTAGGAATGGGTGTCGTATTCTTCAAATCGGACCTAAGGATTACGGAGGGAGTCTCAAAATTCCTATCTCTCTATCTTTTGTTCTCTATCGGCTTCAAAGGGGGCCACGAACTCTTCAAATCACCATTTGCAGAAGAACACTTAATGACCCTCATTGCCTGTATGTTCATGGCATGTTTTGTTCCGATTTACTCTTACTTTATCTTCAGAGCGAAACTAGACCACGCGAACTCAGCAGCTCTTGCAGGAAGTTTTGGATCCATCAGTGCTGTGACCTTTGTCACTGCGGGTGCCTTTCTACATAGTTATGGATACGAATACCAAGGTTTCATCGTTGCAGGAATGGCTCTTATGGAATCACCTGCGATTGTTCTTGCAGTGATCATCGATCGTTTAGGCAAAAAGAAAAATAACGAGAATCTAAATGAAAAAATCCAATGGAAACAATTACTCCATGAAGCTTTCTTTAGTTCTTCCGTATACATTCTGATTGGAGCATTGATTGTTGGTTATTTATCTGGTGAGTCCGGATGGAATACAACCAAACCATTCACTGAGGATATTTTTAAAGGACTACTCACCTTCTTCTTACTAGACAAAGGAATTGATGCCGCAAGACAAATGCGTGAGTTAAAAAAAGTAGGTTTTTTTCTGATCGGATCGGCACTGATTATCATGTTGATTAACGTGGTCATTGCAATCTTACTTACAAAGATCATCCAAATGCCAATTGGTGATGCTCTGATGTTTGTGGTTTTATGTGCCTCTGCATCCTATATTGCAGTGCCTGCAGCTATGAAAGAATCCATCCCGGAAGCAAACCCAAGCATTTATTTAACGGTTGCTTTATCGATTGTGTTCCCTATTAATATCATCGTCGGAATCCCTTTATACTTTTATATTCTCAAAGTGATCACGGGAACTACTTAA